The DNA window TCAGACCGTTCCCCATTGCGGTCATCCTGAGCCGCCATGCGACGTCGTCGCGGCCTCGTGCGATGAACGCGACCTGGTGCCACGGGTCGGCGGTACTCCGCAGACCCATGCGCAGGTTGTTCCAAAACACGGGTCTCCGTAGTACCGGCGACCCGTCGCACCAGTCCGCGAACCATTTTCAGAACAGTTACCCCGAGGATTTGAAGGTAGCGTCGAAGCAAAAAGGTCTCATCCGTCGAGTCCGGCTTACCGCCGGCCACCGGCAGATCGCCAGTCGCGCAATCGACAGCCCCATCGGTAGTAAGTCCATGCGACGACGCCGGCATAAGCACCTATCCCGGCGGGTGGTCCCCAAACATGCGGCGGGCCACTGACCGAGAAGAGTGCCGCACCGAGGGCGAAGAAAGCGATAAACCCGTACCCCATCACAATCGCGGCGGTCGCAGTTCGCGATCGACCGATAAACGAAAGACACTGACATAGGAGAAACGCCAGCGTCATCCCAAGAAAAGCGTAGCTCGCCAATTGATCTCGCTCACTAACGGGCGTGAAAATTCCGCGAACACCCACGATCGCGAGCCCGCTCAGCTGCGCGAACTGAACACTCGCCACGATGACAAGCAGATTGCCACGAGCAGGAGCAGTCGGTACGGCTTGGTACTCGAGCTTTACGACCCCATGTACCGGACTTGTATCGGGCAAATCCATGTCGTCTGCGTTGCTCTCACGACTCCAGCATCTCCATCTCCGCCATCGCGGCGTCGATGACGGCTTGCACGTTGTCCGGCTGATCGAGGCCCGCCTCGGGCTGGTCGGCGCCTTCGAACAACGCCGCCTGTTGCTGAGCCTTGGCTTTGCTTCGCTTGGTGCCGGCGCCGCACATCATGACGCTGTCGCCGCCCAGCTGCAGTTCAAGGTCGGCGATCAGGTCGCCTGACGGTTTGACGAACCGTTCGCGGTCCAGCCGCATGATGACGCGCTGCTGCGGGCTGGTCGCCACCTGAAGGTAGACCTCGCAGTTGCCCTTGTGCTTGCGGAGGATCGTCTCGATCTTCTCGGCCAGATCGGTCGTGTGGCGCATCGAGTCGAGCTTGATCGCGACCGTCGTCGTCAGCCGGGCCGTGGCCTCGGAGATCGGCAGGACCTCATTGATCAGAAGGCTCGGCGTTTCGCGCTTGCGGTCGATCTTGCCGCGAACGAACACAATGCTCTCGTTCGCGACTGCGTTCGGATACTTCGCGATCACCTCGGCGTAGGTTTCGGCGAACATGGTGCCGTCGATCTGACCCTCCAGATCTTCCATGGTGATGATCGCCATTGGCATGCCGGCCGACCGGCCGTTCTTGGTCAGCACCTTCTTCACGCGGTTGATCATTCCGCCGATCATCACTTCGGTGCCTTCGGACATCTGAAGCGCATCGCGCGTGCTCGCGGTGCTGTAGTGCTCCAGGGCCGACTGGTGCTCGGTCAGTGGATGGCTGGTGATGTAGAAGCCGAGCAACTCTTTCTCGAACTTCAGCAGTTCCGGCTGCGGCAGTTCATCGACATCAGGCAGCGACGGATGCGGCAACGCGGCGGCGGACGACGTCTCGGCCGCGCCGAACATGCTCATTTGTCCCGACCGTTTGTCGGCCTGCGAACGCTGCCCCGATTCGACCGCTGCATCCATCGCCTGAAGCAGCGCCGCCCGTTTGCCCATCGCATTGAACGCGCCACACTTGATCAACGCTTCCAGCGTCGACTTGGTCACCGCCCGCAGATCGACGCGATCGCAGACGTCGTAGAGCGACCCGAACGGCCCCTTGGCCTTCCGTTCGGCGATCAGCGTATCGACGGCCTTCTCGCCCACCCCGCGCACCGCGGCCATTCCGAAGCGAATCACGCCTTCCTTGGGCGGCTTGGCCTTGCGCTTGCCCTTGGATTCCGGCTCCACGTAAACCGGCGTGAAATCGCGTTCGGAGATGTTGATGTCCGGCGGCAGCACCTTGATGCCCTTGGTGCCGTCGGCGAGTGTCATTCGGCGGCATTCTTCGATGTACTCGACCGTCTTTTCCGTGTTCCCCATTTCGTACGTGAGCAACGCGGCCATGTATTCGACGGGGTGATACGTCTTCAGGTACGCCGTCTGGAACGCGACGATCGCGTAGCGCGTGCTGTGCGACTTGTTGAAGCCGTAGCCGCCGAACTTCAGGATGTGTTCGAAGATTTCGTCGGCCTTGGCCTCTGGGATGCCCTTGGCGGTGCAGCCCTTGAGGAACTCCGGCCGGAACTTGCCGATGACGTCGGCCATCTTCTTACTGATCGCCTTGATCAGCTTATACGCGGCCGACAGCTCGATGCCGCCGAGGCCGTTGAAGATCTGCATGACCTGTTCCTGATAGACCATGATGCCGTAGGTCTCGGCCAGGATGCTGTCCATGATCGGGTGGACTTTCGGCACTTCCTCGCGGCCGTGCTTGCGGGCGCAATAGCTGGGAATCAGCTCCATTGGACCGGGGCGATAGAGCGCGTTGGCGGCGATCAGGTCCTCAACCCGGTCCGGCTGCATCTTCATCAGCAGGTCAGCCATGCCGCCGGATTCGAACTGAAAGATGCCCTTGGTCTCGCCGCGGCTGAACAGTTCGAGCACGGTTTTGTCGGTCAGGTCGAGCTTCTCAACATCGATGTCGATGCCCTTTGTCTGCTTCACCAGGTCCACCGCGCGGGTGATGACGGTGAGCGTGCGCAGACCCAGGAAGTCCATCTTCAGCAGGCCGACTTTCTCGGCGATCGGCCCTTCGAACTGCGTCAGGATGTTGTCGTCTTTGTCCTTGTAGAGCGGGACGATGCCATCGAGCGGCTGATCGGCGATGATCACGCCCGCCGCGTGACAGCCGGCGTTACGGCAGAGGCCTTCCAGCCGCTTGCCGATATCGATGATCTGCTTCACCTGCGGGTCGGCGGCGTACAGGTCGGCCAGGTCTGGAACGCCTTTGAGGGCCTTGTCGAGCGTAGTGCCCGGCGTGCCGGGAATGAGCTTGGTGATCTTGTCCGTCAGCGCCAGCGGCATGCCCAACACGCGACCGACGTCTTTACACACTGCCTTGGCGGCAAGTGTGCCGAACGTGATGATCTGCGCGACGTGGCCGTACTTTTTTCGCACGTACTCGATGACGCCTTGCCGGCCGTC is part of the Humisphaera borealis genome and encodes:
- a CDS encoding DNA polymerase III subunit alpha, with product MPFTHLHVHTHYSLLDGACRISDLVSRAKQLGMDSLAITDHGCMFGVIEFYNECKKQGIKPIIGMEAYIAPGDRRDKSTSHGDSSFHMVLLAENVEGYHNLLKLSSTAYREGFYYKPRIDKEILREHRKGLIATSACLGGEIPSAFMRRDAKFAKEIAETYLDIFGPDRFFIEVQKQGIKEQDMVNPELVELAKKLGVGTVATNDVHFLNKDDHFAHDVLCCISMGRLVADEGRLKYPTHLYLKSPQEMAEICHEFPEAVENTARVAAMCDVSLDFSKRYAPVYRVPAEKLKGAGTEALRHEGTKAEDTASQDAATKSDPSCHNASVPSSLPPAMADDEAYMRQLCEDGLEWRYGTRDVAPAVRERLEKEIKVIAGKGFSSYFLIVWDFCNYARDNGIPVGARGSGVGTMVGYLLGLCNVDPIKYGLLFERFMDPSRSEMPDIDIDICQDGRQGVIEYVRKKYGHVAQIITFGTLAAKAVCKDVGRVLGMPLALTDKITKLIPGTPGTTLDKALKGVPDLADLYAADPQVKQIIDIGKRLEGLCRNAGCHAAGVIIADQPLDGIVPLYKDKDDNILTQFEGPIAEKVGLLKMDFLGLRTLTVITRAVDLVKQTKGIDIDVEKLDLTDKTVLELFSRGETKGIFQFESGGMADLLMKMQPDRVEDLIAANALYRPGPMELIPSYCARKHGREEVPKVHPIMDSILAETYGIMVYQEQVMQIFNGLGGIELSAAYKLIKAISKKMADVIGKFRPEFLKGCTAKGIPEAKADEIFEHILKFGGYGFNKSHSTRYAIVAFQTAYLKTYHPVEYMAALLTYEMGNTEKTVEYIEECRRMTLADGTKGIKVLPPDINISERDFTPVYVEPESKGKRKAKPPKEGVIRFGMAAVRGVGEKAVDTLIAERKAKGPFGSLYDVCDRVDLRAVTKSTLEALIKCGAFNAMGKRAALLQAMDAAVESGQRSQADKRSGQMSMFGAAETSSAAALPHPSLPDVDELPQPELLKFEKELLGFYITSHPLTEHQSALEHYSTASTRDALQMSEGTEVMIGGMINRVKKVLTKNGRSAGMPMAIITMEDLEGQIDGTMFAETYAEVIAKYPNAVANESIVFVRGKIDRKRETPSLLINEVLPISEATARLTTTVAIKLDSMRHTTDLAEKIETILRKHKGNCEVYLQVATSPQQRVIMRLDRERFVKPSGDLIADLELQLGGDSVMMCGAGTKRSKAKAQQQAALFEGADQPEAGLDQPDNVQAVIDAAMAEMEMLES